A DNA window from Camelina sativa cultivar DH55 chromosome 13, Cs, whole genome shotgun sequence contains the following coding sequences:
- the LOC104737953 gene encoding F-box/kelch-repeat protein At3g04660-like — MKRVKKENVPQIRLRLRGDHVVGLSVDLPADLITEILLKLPSKSLAKFIVLSKHWSSEIRSKRFLDLYMKQSLTRPCILFTFHHDSIRFFHLASQSCQDDASFYTCKSSFPLSLDRRVYQRTYDITPPVRGLICVQDLDKVLVSNPVTGQFLVLPKVRARRRGISRYFGYDPVKDEYKVLCMTVLKLPGTVVSGDHQVFTLGREAQKKPNWRKIKCNLPHCPATNGLCSDGVVYYGAWSNSDREVSLIVGFNVGSEEFTLVKLPDGVEIDRSDSGLVNYKRKVALVSHSHLGTFDMWILEDVVKPEWLKISVVVPSWQNLVRRREKFSCRGVISTGEFIFQPFNLDGPLCVIIYDREEDSARRVETEGLGVNLRAMSLFLYHAESYISLKEDYSFD; from the coding sequence ATGAAAAGAGTTAAGAAGGAGAACGTTCCACAGATACGACTACGACTACGAGGCGATCATGTTGTTGGCTTATCTGTTGATCTCCCTGCAGATCTGATCACAGAGATTCTTTTGAAACTGCCGAGCAAATCCCTAGCCAAGTTCATCGTCCTCTCGAAGCACTGGTCCTCTGAGATCCGCAGCAAGCGTTTCCTCGATCTTTACATGAAACAATCTCTTACTCGTCCGTGTATTCTCTTCACGTTCCACCACGACAGCATCCGTTTCTTCCACTTAGCCTCTCAGTCGTGTCAGGATGATGCTTCTTTTTACACTtgtaaatcaagctttcctctGAGTCTTGATCGTCGTGTCTATCAACGAACTTACGACATCACTCCACCAGTACGCGGCTTGATCTGCGTTCAAGATTTGGATAAGGTATTGGTTTCGAATCCTGTCACGGGCCAGTTCTTGGTTTTACCAAAAGTCAGAGCTAGGAGAAGAGGGATATCAAGATATTTCGGATACGATCCGGTTAAAGATGAATACAAAGTCTTGTGCATGACGGTGTTGAAACTTCCTGGAACGGTTGTGAGTGGAGATCATCAAGTTTTTACATTGGGTAGAGAAGCTCAGAAGAAGCCAAACTGGAGAAAGATCAAATGTAACCTTCCGCATTGTCCTGCAACCAACGGTCTATGCAGCGACGGTGTTGTTTATTACGGTGCTTGGTCCAACAGTGATAGAGAAGTATCTCTAATCGTGGGCTTTAACGTGGGATCGGAAGAGTTCACTCTTGTTAAATTACCCGATGGTGTCGAGATTGATAGAAGTGATTCTGGTTTGGTGAACTACAAGAGGAAGGTAGCTTTAGTGAGTCATTCACATCTTGGTACATTTGATATGTGGATTTTGGAAGATGTCGTCAAACCAGAATGGTTAAAGATCTCTGTCGTGGTTCCTTCTTGGCAAAATTTGGTTAGACGACGAGAAAAATTCTCTTGCAGAGGTGTCATTAGTACCGGCGAATTCATATTCCAACCATTCAATTTGGATGGACCGTTATGTGTTATCATTTACGATCGCGAGGAAGATAGTGCCAGAAGAGTTGAGACTGAAGGACTTGGAGTCAACTTGCGTGCTATGAGCCTCTTCTTGTATCATGCGGAGTCCTATATTTCTCTGAAGGAAGACTACTCGTTTGATTGA
- the LOC104735187 gene encoding 50S ribosomal protein L19-1, chloroplastic isoform X1 yields the protein MQSIRSTTRLLLQRHRVSISNTLRFTSSSSSSSSSSSSSSSTSSCGSWSDNESRRLGFDSFSSTRAFDSASTYRISSLKNAAFSSSVVPKQNLMYSSRCFSTVGDSVQNTSQVSSEELASDVPQRIKFKRLDKTAKHIMQIIDKEAIEEVRTHREIPKIEPGYLVQLKVEVPENKRRVSIVKGIVIAKRNAGLNSTFRIRRLVAGVGVESMFPLYSPNLREIKVLEKKKVRRAKLYYLREKTNALKKH from the exons ATGCAATCGATTCGTAGCACTACAAGGTTGTTGCTTCAGAGACACCGTGTCTCCATATCCAACACGCTTcgtttcacttcttcttcttcttcttcttcttcttcttcttcttcttcttcttctacatcttCTTGTGGAAGCTGGTCTGATAACGAATCGAGGAGGCTGGGGTTTGATTCTTTCAGTTCTACCAGAGCTTTTGATTCAGCTTCGACATATCGTATTAGCTCGTTGAAGAATGCTGCTTTTTCCTCTTCGGTAGTACCT AAACAAAACTTGATGTATTCATCGAGGTGCTTTTCCACCGTTGGAGATTCTGTACAGAATACTTCTCAAGTGTCATCTGAGGAGTTAGCTTCTGATGTTCCTCAGAGAATCAAGTTTAAGCGCCTTGATAAAACCGCCAAGCATATAATGCAG ATTATCGACAAGGAGGCAATTGAGGAAGTGAGAACTCATAGGGAGATACCAAAGATTGAGCCTGGTTACCTTGTGCAGCTAAAAGTG GAAGTGCCTGAGAACAAGAGGCGTGTATCAATTGTAAAAGGCATCGTCATAGCAAAGCGTAATGCTGGTCTTAACTCAACATTTAGGATAAGAAGGCTAGTGGCTGGAGTGGGTGTTGAATCTATGTTCCCCTT GTATTCCCCAAATCTGAGGGAGATAAAGgtgttggagaagaagaaagtaagaAGAGCCAAGCTTTATTACCTGAGGGAGAAGACGAATGCTCTCAAAAAGCATTAG
- the LOC104735187 gene encoding 50S ribosomal protein L19-2, chloroplastic isoform X2 has protein sequence MQSIRSTTRLLLQRHRVSISNTLRFTSSSSSSSSSSSSSSSTSSCGSWSDNESRRLGFDSFSSTRAFDSASTYRISSLKNAAFSSSKQNLMYSSRCFSTVGDSVQNTSQVSSEELASDVPQRIKFKRLDKTAKHIMQIIDKEAIEEVRTHREIPKIEPGYLVQLKVEVPENKRRVSIVKGIVIAKRNAGLNSTFRIRRLVAGVGVESMFPLYSPNLREIKVLEKKKVRRAKLYYLREKTNALKKH, from the exons ATGCAATCGATTCGTAGCACTACAAGGTTGTTGCTTCAGAGACACCGTGTCTCCATATCCAACACGCTTcgtttcacttcttcttcttcttcttcttcttcttcttcttcttcttcttcttctacatcttCTTGTGGAAGCTGGTCTGATAACGAATCGAGGAGGCTGGGGTTTGATTCTTTCAGTTCTACCAGAGCTTTTGATTCAGCTTCGACATATCGTATTAGCTCGTTGAAGAATGCTGCTTTTTCCTCTTCG AAACAAAACTTGATGTATTCATCGAGGTGCTTTTCCACCGTTGGAGATTCTGTACAGAATACTTCTCAAGTGTCATCTGAGGAGTTAGCTTCTGATGTTCCTCAGAGAATCAAGTTTAAGCGCCTTGATAAAACCGCCAAGCATATAATGCAG ATTATCGACAAGGAGGCAATTGAGGAAGTGAGAACTCATAGGGAGATACCAAAGATTGAGCCTGGTTACCTTGTGCAGCTAAAAGTG GAAGTGCCTGAGAACAAGAGGCGTGTATCAATTGTAAAAGGCATCGTCATAGCAAAGCGTAATGCTGGTCTTAACTCAACATTTAGGATAAGAAGGCTAGTGGCTGGAGTGGGTGTTGAATCTATGTTCCCCTT GTATTCCCCAAATCTGAGGGAGATAAAGgtgttggagaagaagaaagtaagaAGAGCCAAGCTTTATTACCTGAGGGAGAAGACGAATGCTCTCAAAAAGCATTAG
- the LOC104735188 gene encoding uncharacterized protein LOC104735188 — MPKKMRKSSSTTMKKPSQGEAKPVAQQAKRVVKPGKFGKEIEDIFAGRIKLKPKVQIPETNESKAEIAKKKRKRDRLERKNNPGREPRRQTRERTELDNNPGSEPRRRRQTMERTELDYYPESEPRSQTTELDNNPGSESMSQTTELDNNPGSETRRRQTRERTKLDGNPERKTKKSKRSGPRKITTDGLKVFREDEIGFNKAKSGGTRLCPFDCNCCF, encoded by the coding sequence ATGCctaagaagatgaggaagagtaGTAGCACTACAATGAAGAAGCCATCACAAGGAGAAGCAAAACCTGTGGCACAACAAGCCAAACGAGTTGTAAAACCTGGTAAATTTGGGAAAGAGATTGAAGACATCTTCGCTGGGAGAATCAAGCTGAAGCCAAAGGTCCAAATACCTGAGACGAACGAGTCCAAAGCAGAGattgcaaagaagaagaggaagagggacAGGTTGGAGCGTAAGAACAACCCTGGAAGGGAACCCAGGAGGCAGACAAGGGAGAGGACGGAGCTTGATAACAACCCTGGAAGCGAACCCAGGAGGAGGAGGCAGACAATGGAGAGGACGGAGCTTGATTACTACCCGGAAAGCGAACCCAGGAGTCAGACTACCGAGCTTGATAACAACCCGGGGAGCGAATCCATGAGTCAGACAACAGAGCTTGATAACAACCCGGGAAGCGAAACCAGGAGGAGGCAGACAAGGGAGAGGACGAAGCTTGATGGCAACCCGGaaaggaagacaaagaagagtAAGAGAAGCGGACCCAGGAAGATAACTACAGACGGACTCAAAGTGTTCAGGGAAGATGAAATTGGTTTCAACAAGGCCAAATCTGGTGGTACTCGTCTCTGTCCTTTTGACTGTAATTGTTGCTTCTAG
- the LOC104737954 gene encoding serine/threonine-protein kinase BCK1/SLK1/SSP31-like, which produces MQSTEEFVRFLGKGDFGSVDLFKYTKSDGSSYHATVKTSEARNYDSLNREFQILSELKGYPNIVICYGDDLEEGLNVNGHKVYKLLLEYATEGSLRSFMDNYTDRRLPDPMIRDFTRMILEGLVSIHSHGYVHCDLKSDNLLIFSCKDSSYVLKISDFGNTREVREVPSHWETDYPFVGTPIYMPPESLHDGAAKKTLDLWSLGCLVLEMYTGRKPWAGVGIFDLMDFLYDGEAPEIPEYVPCDAREFIETCFAREPKKRGNASALMLHRFLCPEEKAEKIVVAVAKEKISLPVKLKLRIRRASKITMDIINKPLKLKIFPSNKPPQFKKLLSKLLRLKTIHPKPLDSNLVSVH; this is translated from the coding sequence ATGCAATCAACTGAAGAGTTCGTGAGATTCTTAGGTAAAGGCGATTTTGGTTCTGTTGATCTCTTCAAATACACTAAAAGCGACGGTTCCTCGTATCATGCCACCGTCAAAACATCTGAGGCCAGAAATTACGACTCTCTCAACAGAGAGTTTCAGATTCTTTCCGAACTCAAAGGATATCCGAACATCGTTATATGCTATGGAGACGATTTGGAAGAAGGTTTAAACGTTAACGGACACAAAGTCTACAAATTGCTTCTCGAATACGCAACCGAAGGGAGTTTAAGATCTTTCATGGATAATTATACCGACAGAAGGTTACCAGATCCAATGATCAGAGACTTCACTCGTATGATTCTCGAAGGATTGGTCTCGATTCATAGTCATGGTTATGTTCATTGTGATCTCAAGTCCGATAACCTCCTTATCTTCTCGTGCAAAGATTCTTCGTACGTGTTGaagatttctgattttggaaACACAAGAGAAGTCAGAGAAGTTCCAAGTCACTGGGAAACTGATTACCCGTTTGTTGGAACGCCTATTTACATGCCACCAGAGTCTCTCCACGACGGGGCCGccaagaaaaccctagatttgtgGTCGTTAGGGTGCTTAGTGTTGGAGATGTACACAGGTAGAAAGCCATGGGCAGGTGTAGGAATTTTCGATCTCATGGACTTTCTTTATGATGGTGAAGCTCCAGAGATCCCTGAGTATGTGCCTTGTGATGCAAGGGAGTTTATTGAAACATGTTTCGCAAGGGAACCTAAGAAGAGAGGAAACGCATCTGCGTTGATGTTGCATCGGTTTTTGTGTCCTGAAGAGAAGGCGGAGAAGATTGTTGTAGCCGTCGCTAAAGAGAAAATTTCGTTGCCggtgaagttgaagttgagaaTCAGAAGAGCTTCAAAGATAACAATGGATATTATAAACAAGCCCCTGAAATTGAAGATTTTCCCATCTAATAAGCCTCCACAGTTTAAGAAACTTTTGAGTAAGCTCTTGAGGTTAAAGACGATTCATCCGAAACCCTTGGATTCTAATTTAGTATCTGTTCATTAG
- the LOC104735189 gene encoding NADH dehydrogenase [ubiquinone] iron-sulfur protein 7, mitochondrial-like: protein MAMITRNTATRLPLLLQSQRAAAAASVSHLHTSLPSLSPSATPTSYTKPGPPSTTAPPPGLSKAAEFVISKVDDLMNFARTGSLWPMTFGLACCAVEMMHTGAARYDLDRFGIIFRPSPRQSDCMIVAGTLTNKMAPALRKVYDQMPDPRWVISMGSCANGGGYYHYSYSVVRGCDRIVPVDIYVPGCPPTAEALLYGLLQLQKKINRRKDFLHWWTK from the exons ATGGCGATGATTACACGCAACACCGCCACGCGCCTCCCTCTCCTCCTCCAATCTCAACGCGCAGCCGCCGCCGCTTCGGTTTCTCACCTCCACACATCCCTTCCATCTCTATCCCCCTCCGCAACACCGACTTCCTACACGAAACCTGGTCCTCCTTCCACCACCGCTCCTCCTCCTGGTCTCTCCAAGGCGGCCGAATTTGTGATCTCCAAGGTCGATGATCTCATGAACTTTGCTCGTACGGGATCGCTCTGGCCTATGACCTTTGGTCTCGCTTGCTGCGCCGTTGAAATGATGCATACCGGTGCTGCTCGTTACGATCTCGATCGATTCGGTATCATCTTCAGGCCTAGTCCTCGCCAGTCTGATTGTATGATTGTTGCTGGGACTCTTACCAACAAGATGGCTCCGGCTCTTCGCAA GGTTTATGACCAGATGCCTGATCCAAGGTGGGTGATATCAATGGGAAGTTGCGCCAATGGAGGTGGATACTATCACTACTCCTACTCTGTGGTTCGAGGGTGTGACAGAATTGTGCCGGTCGACATTTATGTCCCTGGGTGCCCACCAACCGCTGAGGCTTTGCTCTATGGACTCCTCCAGCTTCAGAAGAAAATCAACAGACGCAAGGATTTCTTGCATTGGTGGACTAAATGA
- the LOC104735190 gene encoding uncharacterized protein LOC104735190: MQPPICKPKLQSHLEFLKPLLDDSIKQLLLQYRSGRTNFSDFDSIFTRILHDLPEPSPPLELVWFYSSVRFYASRLAFRDDSVRLTSSFFQLLVSFSDSFPGVKKVALLSPVVYQLSRLVVTRRRDALSLLEGIVSYISMHCVDEPGGEDGDVLMVSGFSFADLSRVWVVDEVEENCRVDDCLEVFMPFVSEKLRKEIDSESCRVGYLAGIVASQVFLLSLCSRFNSELSRSKLELDLRESVLQMISGFQSCYFFDVILKMLLLEPYLHLTSLLGPEDEALLTEIITDAVIKSAEKLFLNPGSGTSQKSLHLKNIAINWLFLFDKALASLRRNKDQEKTISYMSTFSNSHIPHHLINWVISQGEVIRDADALRNLTPASFLGWLVSLEEQGLRVFDCDHSKKYAKTVIHKSRPDLSLGATLQKQQEEFDQDADMADGHIVSSISILSSNTRKRKEERHNEGETKVKLFKHRHSNIQEKSKCQPFVFSDSLVNGTEVEVSDMEL, encoded by the exons ATGCAACCTCCGATTTGTAAACCCAAGCTTCAGAGTCACCTCGAATTTCTGAAACCGCTTCTCGATGACTCGATTAAGCAGCTCTTGTTGCAGTACCGAAGCGGACGAACCAATTTCTCCGATTTCGACTCCATCTTCACTCGTATCCTTCACGATCTTCCCGAACCATCACCACCTCTCGAACTAGTCTGGTTCTACTCCTCCGTTAGATTCTACGCTTCCAGATTAGCTTTCCGGGACGACTCCGTTAGGTTAACTTCGAGCTTCTTCCAGCTGCTAGTCTCTTTCTCCGATTCGTTTCCCGGCGTCAAGAAGGTAGCTCTGTTATCTCCTGTTGTTTACCAGCTGAGTCGTTTGGTTGTTACTAGGAGGAGAGACGCTTTGAGTTTGTTAGAAGGGATTGTGAGCTATATTAGCATGCACTGTGTTGATGAACCAGGAGGTGAGGATGGTGATGTGTTGATGGTCTCTGGTTTTAGTTTTGCTGATTTGAGTAGAGTTTGGGTTGTGGATGAAGTTGAAGAGAATTGTAGAGTTGATGATTGTTTGGAGGTCTTCATGCCGTTTGTTAGTGAAAAATTGCGTAAAGAGATTGATTCTGAGTCCTGTCGCGTTGGTTACTTAGCTGGAATCGTAGCTTCACAGGTCTTCTTGCTCAGTTTATGCTCAAGATTTAATTCGGAATTAAGCAGATCCAAACTAGAATTGGATCTGCGGGAATCTGTGCTTCAGATGATTTCTGGATTCCAGAGTTGCTATTTTTTTG ATGTCATTCTCAAGATGCTGTTGCTGGAGCCATATCTGCATTTAACATCACTTCTG GGTCCGGAAGATGAAGCTCTTTTAACGGAAATCATAACAGATGCTGTGATTAAATCAGCAGAAAAGCTATTCCTCAATCCTGGAAGTGGAACTTCACAAAAAAGTTTACACTTGAAGAACATTGCTATTAattggttgtttctttttgacaaGGCTTTGGCTTCTCTAAG GAGAAATAAAGATCAAGAAAAAACCATCAGCTACATGAGCACCTTCTCCAATTCACATATTCCTCACCACTTGATCAATTGGGTAATCAGTCAAGGTGAAGTGATTAGAGATGCAGACGCATTGAGAAACTTGACTCCCGCATCCTTCCTCG GATGGCTTGTGTCCCTTGAAGAGCAAGGACTAAGGGTGTTTGACTGTGACCATTCCAAAAAGTACGCCAAAACTGTGATTCACAAGTCAAGACCAGATCTCAGTCTCGGAGCCACATTGCAGAAACAACAAGAAGAGTTTGATCAAGATGCAGACATGGCTGATGGACACATTGTGTCATCTATCTCAATTCTCAGCAGCAACACAAGAAAGCGTAAAGAAGAGAGGCATAATGAGGGAGAAACGAAAGTGAAGCTCTTCAAACATAGACACAGCAACATTCAAGAGAAGTCCAAGTGTCAACCTTTTGTCTTCTCGGATAGTTTGGTGAACGGGACTGAGGTTGAAGTATCAGACATGGAGCTATGA